GCCTTAGCCATCGCTTTATCTAAACGGCACGATTTGCAATTGGCTATATTTTTTATTGGCTTGGATAGATTCGAGCGAATCAACAACGCCCTCGGCTATCCCACCGGTGATGAAATGCTTAAACAGGTAGCCCACTGTCTGGTCAATACAGTGCGCCAATCTGACGCGGTATTTCGGTACGGCTCCGATGAGTTCGTGGTGATATTGGCCGACATTCATCACCCCCATCAAACCACCGGCATCGCCGAGAAGCTGTTGGCGGCTTTGCGAGTGCCGCATTACATCGCCGGCCACGATCTGACGGTGACCGCGAGCCTTGGGATCAGTATTTTTCCAAACGATGGCGTAGAGCCTATCGAGCTAATCAAAAAAGCTGAAAACGCCATGCGTAACGTCAAAATCATAGGGCCGGATAACTTCTGCTTTTTTGCTGACAACTTGAATGAGCGCGCACGAGAACACCAATCCATCGAGTCGGGCATTCGACTGGGGCTGGAGCGTGATGAGTTCGTGCTCCATTACCAACCCAAACTCAATCTGAAAACTGGAAAGATAGTAGGCGCCGAAGCGTTGATTCGCTGGTTGAAACCCGACCACGGCTGGGTGTTTCCGTCTGAATTCATTCCGGTGGCCGAAGACACTGGATTGATAGTACCGCTGAGTAAATGGGTATTGCGTGAAGCCTGCCGCCAAGCTTGTGCCTGGGAAGCCGACGGACTGCCGACAATTCGTATATCCGTAAACATCTCTGCCACTGAGTTTCGCCAAAAAGGGTTTCTCGAAAGCATCCGCAGCGTACTTGCAGAAACCGGATTGGGCCCTGCTCAATTAGAGTTAGAGATCACCGAAGGCGTGCTAATGCAGAACGCCGACTCGACCATCTTGGTACTGTTGGCAATCAAGGAAATGGGCATTCGTCTGGCCATCGACGATTTTGGCACCGGTTATTCCAGCTTGAGCTACCTGCGCAGATTTCCCATTGATGTTCTGAAAATCGATCAGTCATTTATTCGAGCGCTGGGAACCGACAGCAATGACGAGGCATTGGTTGATGCAATCATCAGCCTGGGTGAAAGCCTAAAGCTCAATATCATCGCTGAAGGTATCGAGACCCAGGCACAGCTGGATTTCCTTCGGGCGCATAATTGCGAAGAGGGCCAAGGTTATTTTTTCAGCCGCGCCATAGAACCTGTGGCTTTTGCCAAAATATTGAGCGCAGGAAAGATGGAAGCGGAGTTTCAAGGGCCGTCCACATCAACTCACTAATTAACAATAAATCAACCTTGCGCTTTATTGCGTTTCTGGCGCTGCTGCTCAGTCCTTATCTTCCAGCAATTTCAGCACAGCTTGATGAACCGCTGAAGCCTTTGCCGGATGTGCAGGTGCACAACCCTGCTCGGGTCGAGTTGGGTCGTCAGCTGTTCAACGAAAAGCGTCTATCGGGGAACAACTCCATGGCCTGCGCCAGTTGCCATCAGCTGAAAAGAGGTGGCGCCGACGACGTACCGTTTTCTATTGGCTTGGATGGCAAACCGATGGGCATCAATACGCCGACGGTATTGAATGCGAGCCTCAATTTCAGGCAATTCTGGAATGGTCGCGCCGACTCTCTGGAGGCGCAGGTTGACGAGTTCATTCGAAGTCCCGTGGCGATGGGAAACACATGGGAGGCCGTTATCCATACCCTTTCCCACAACCCTGATTACAGCTCAGCGTTTAGCCGCGCATATCCGGACGGACTTACTGCCGCCAACGTACAAAACGCTTTAGCCACCTATGAACGAACACTGCTAACCCCTAATTCGCGCTTTGATCGTTATTTGAAGGGTGAGACGGACATCCTGACTCAGGAAGAAAAATACGGTTACCAACGCTTCAAGCAATACGGCTGCATCGCCTGCCATCAAGGCGTCAATATTGGCGGCAATATGTACCAGAAATTTGGCGTGCTGGGCGATTACATCAGCAACAGGGGCCATCCAACGGAGGTCGATCTGGGGCGGTATTCAGTAACTAAAGATGAAGCTGACCGTAACGTCTTTAAAGTCCCCAGCCTACGCAACGTGGCTCTGACGGCTCCCTACTTTCACGACGGATCAGCAAAAACGTTAGATGAGGCCGTTGCGGTGATGTTCAGATATCAGGTGGGGCGTACCCCCTCAGAGCTGGATAAAAGCCTGATTGTTCAGTTCCTGAAAACCTTGACCGGCGAGTTGGCGGGTAAACCTTTATGAAGCTGTCCCGCCGATTTATATCGCTGCTATTGGGCGCTTTGACGCTGATCCTTGCATCGATTCTGCTTTTCCTCTACGTCAAATCCAGTACCGACAACACCACAAACTATATTGAGTCACGGGATCTGATTAGCCAGATCAAGCAACTGGACGCGCAATGGGAAACCGCAATTCTTGAAGCACGAATTACTGCTAATCAAAACTACGACACACTGGTCGAACCGCTCAATGGCATAAACCAACTCTGGGGACAGTTCGTCCTTATGGAGTTGGGCTATCCACGTCATACCGTAAATAGTTGGCGCGATGGACGTGACGCTTACGTGGACGCGATGACTGAAAAAACTCGACTGGTGGAGCAGTTCAAATCGCATAACGCGATTTTACGCAACTCGTTAGCCTTCTTACCCTTGGATGAGGACGACATCCAGTTTCAACTTCAGCAACTGGACAGGAGCGCGCCGCTGCTGCAACCCACCTTGACGGACATGTACGATTTGCTGCTCGATTGTCTTGAGTTTTCCCAGGTAATTTCTGACGAAAAAGCGGCCGATATTCAGGTGGGACTTAACCGACTGGAGATAGACAAAGAACGCTTACCACTCAAACTGCACTTACCGCTGGAGATCCTGCTCAGTCATGTGCGGTTGATCCTGCGTGAACAACCAGTGGTCAATGATCTGGTAGAGCGTATCGGCGCAGTTCCGGTCGCGGCACGCCTGGATGACATAAACAGCCTCCTCAACGGTTATCAGGAGCAAGCCATCGGAGTTAATCGGTTGTATCACCTCTGCTTGTTGATTCTGTCCGCACTGATGTTCGTCTTGATGCTGTATTTGGGAATTCGTCTTTTGCGCAGTTACGCCGAGATCAACCGCCGCATCAATAACACCTTGCACACAGCCAATGAAAGTCTTGAGCAACGAGTGGAAGAGCGTACGCGGGAATTGAAAGACACCCAAAGCGAGTTATTCGATACCGCGCGCCAGGCTGGCATGGCTGAAATTGCCACCAACGTGCTGCATAACGTCGGGAACGTGCTGAACAGCGTGAATATTTCAGCTGAACTGGTCACTCGTACCCTGGCTAGCAGCAAGGCCATCGGCTTAGGCAAAGCGGTGCAATTGATCAACGAGCACGCCCATGACCTCGGTGATTTCATCAGCCACGACCCTAAGGGGAAGCTGCTTCCTGATTACCTCAACCAATTAGACCAAGCCTTGGTCTCAGAGCAGCAGAGCATCACCGAGGAGTTGGCGCGACTGACCCGCAGCGTTGATCACATCAAGGACATCGTTTCGACTCAGCAGTCGTACGCGGGTATCACTACCCTTGCCGAAAGCCTCAATATCAACGATCTGCTAGAAGACGCCCTGCGTATGAACTCAGGCGCGTTGACTCGTCACCGCGTCAAGGTGATCAAGGACTTCAGCAATGTTCCGGATATCATGGCCGACAAACACCGCCTTTTGCTGATCTTGATCAACCTGATCAGTAACGCTAAATATGCGATGTGCAACATGGATGAGCGCTCCAGGAACATGACCATCGGCGTCAAATTCATCGGCAACACAATCTTGCGAATCAGCGTAAGGGATGAAGGCGAAGGCATTCTTACCGAAAACATGACGCGAATTTTCGCCCATGGATTTACCACACGCAAAGAGGGCCATGGCTTTGGCTTGCACAGCTGCGCCCTGGCCGCTATAGAAATGAAAGGTCGCCTCAGTGCCCACAGCGACGGTCCGGGCAAAGGCGCAACATTCGTCCTTGACCTACCGTTGAACATTGCTGTTGATGAGCGCTAAAGCAGAGTCTGAAAGGTGCACACAACCGTACGCAGCCCGTCATCATTTAGCGTGATCATCTAAATCGTTAAAGGTAATTATTTATTTGCTCGTTGCTCGCCGACTATGGCGATCAATTTAATCGTGCGGATAAAAACAAATGTACCTTAACCTTGCCATCGCCTGGACAATCGTCATTTCGTTTTCCATCGCACTGCTGCATCTCTGATACAAAACCTTCCTCCAGAGTAAAAAGGCCGCTCCAGGGAGCTAACCTTCTCGCCCCCATAGTTCCAAGGCGTAGTCGACAAAACTCCTGAGTTTCGGCAAACGGTAACGGTCCTGCGCGTACACCAGGTGCATTGGGCGCCGCGGCAATTGGTAATCCTGCAACAATGCCACCAGTCTGCCGTCGCGCAGGTCTTGCCTGACCAGCATATCGGGCATCATCACCACGCCCATCCCGGCGAGCGCCGCTTGGCGCAAACCTGGCGTGCTGTTGATCGCCATAGGCCCGGAAACCGGAACCACCTCCTGGCCCTGCGCACCTTTCAAGCTCCATTGCTTCGCAGCGGAACGCCATTCATCGCCCGCAGGGTAAGCGAATGCCAGGCAATCGTGATCCTCTAGATCCCGCGGTTTAAGCGGCGTACCTCGACGCTGAAGATAAGCAGCCGAGGCGCAAATGGTCAGGGTGTAATCCTGCAAAGGACGGGCAATAAGACCAGACGGCTCCAGCGTACCCAAACGTATCGCCGCGTCGAACCCGCCATCAATAAGATCGAGGATCTGATTGTTCAATTCCACGTCCAGCTTGACCTCCGGAAAGCGCTGTACAAACCCGCTCATCGCCGGTGCCAAGCACTCGACGCCAAAGGCTGGCGGCGCGGTAATCCGCAATAGCCCACTGGGCACGCCCTGCGCTTGTTCAGCCAAGCGTTCAGAGTCGGCTACTAATCCCAACACTTCGAGGCAGCGTTGGTAATAAGCACTGCCAAACTCGGTGAGGCTTTGACGTCGGGTGCTGCGTTTGAGCAAGCTGACCCCGAGGCGCTGCTCCAATGCGCGCAGGTGATTACCAACCATGGTGGTGGACATTGAGCACTGCTGCGCGGCGGCAGTCATACTGCCCGCCTCCACCACTTTTACATACACCGTCATCGACTGGAACAGGTCCATTATCAAGCTCAGCTTTAAATTGATTGAAATAGGCAGATGTTTATCCAGCATAAGTTGTTAACGATACTGCATATCTCAACAAAGAAGGAGCTCTAGATCATGACCGCCCCGTGCCTGATGACCACCTATCAACCCTTGCCGATCAGCTTTACCCGAGGTTTGGGAACTCGCTTGTGGGATCAGGAGAACCGTGAATACCTGGACGCTGTCGCTGGAGTCGCGGTAACCAATGTCGGTCACTCCCATCCACGCATTGTTGCCGCGATCAGCGAGCAGGCTGGCTTGCTGCTGCACACCTCTAACCTGTACACCATCGACTGGCAGCAGCGCCTGGCGCAAAAACTGACGCGACTGTCCGGGCTGGACCGGGTGTTTTTCAACAACTCAGGGGCTGAAGCCAATGAGACCGCACTGAAACTGGCGCGGCTACACGGGTGGCAAAAAGGCATTGAGCGACCGTTGATAGTGGTCATGGACAAGGCGTTTCACGGCAGGACGCTGGGCACGCTGTCGGCCAGCGACGGACCCGCTGTGCGCTTGGGTTTTCAAACGCTGCCAGGGGATTTTATCAAGGTCAAATTTGGCGACAGCGCAGCGCTAGAGAAAATCGCCGAGGCCTACGGTGACCGAATTACCGCCGTGTTAATAGAGCCCATTCAAGGTGAAGCCGGTGTGCAGGTAGCGCCCGCGGGTTACTTGCAAGCAGTTCGCGACCTCTGTAGCCGTCGTGGCTGGTTACTGGTGCTTGATGAAATCCAGACCGGCATCGGCCGAACCGGTCTGATGTTTGCTTTTGAGCATGAGCGCATCGTGCCAGATGTGCTGACCTTGGCCAAAGCGCTGGGCAACGGCATCCCCATCGGCGCCTGCCTCGCCCGGGAAAAAGTGGCACAACTGTTCACTCCCGGCAGCCACGGCAGCACGTTTGGTGGCAACCCGTTGGCCTGTCGGGTGGGCTGTACCGTGCTGGACATCATCGAAGACCAAGGGCTGTTGAAAAATGCGAAGCGTCAAGGCGAACGGCTGCTCGCCGCCTTGCGGGCCGAACTGGACGATCATCCGAACGTATTGGCGATACGCGGGTTAGGGTTGATGATCGGCATCGAACTCGCCACGCCGTTTAGGGAGTTGACCTTGATTGCCGCCCGTGAGCACGGGTTGTTGATCAATGTCACCCGAGGTCAAACGATTCGGTTATTGCCGCCGTTGACTATTAATGATGACGAAGTGGAGATGATTGTGGGTGGGCTAGTTCGGTTGTTGCATTGACGCAATCGGGGATGACTGTTCGGCGCTGCTGGTGTTCCGAGGCAACCACGCAGACCACGCCAAGGGCTTTGTCACAGACGCCAAGTCCGTCCCGCGCGATTAGGAACCGGGGTTGGTAAAGTACATTCCGCATTCGCCGATACCGCAGCAGGGCTTTAACTGACTACCAAGACCCGGCTCAAAGGTAACGCGAAAAACCGTACCCGTTTCAGCGTATGCAGCCCTAGCCAGAGGGCAGCCAACAGCATCGCGCAGACACCGCCGCCCCATTCAGGGACTAAGCGATCAACGCGAAGCGCGTGAGGAATACCTGAAGAAAGACACGTCGCTGTCAGAAAAAACGTACCAGTGCAGGATGTTCGGGCCATTCTCCGGTTAATAACTGCCGGGGGCTTTCAGGGCCATAACTATAAAGGCCAGGAATTACGAACGGGATAATTGCGCAATAATCGCCTGTACTTTTAAACATCTCCAATGTCACAACTAAAGGCTGCATTTGACAAATATCAATTGGCCAGCATACAATATTCGACGTTTTTCAATGGTTGATACTTAGATCAATAAGTTCGAGTGTGTATAACCTGCATATGAATCATCAGCGCTGCCACTCTCTAGCCTGAATGATTTCTCAAATACCTCTAGTTCAATCAAAAGCCTCTGACAGTTTCGTTTTATCAGTTTATTAACTAAAACCTCACTACGTTCGCATATTTTATGAGCACAACAAAAAAATGGAATTTATCAAGACTTGGCTGAAAATCAGGAGCACTGCGTCTACTGGAATCTCTGGTGCTAAAGGCCAAGTATTTCGGCGTGATATCAATGGACTTCGCGCTTTAGCGGTCACTGCGGTTGTTCTGTATCACTTCAATGTTGGCCGCATCGTTGGCGGCTTTGCT
The nucleotide sequence above comes from Pseudomonas sp. AB6. Encoded proteins:
- a CDS encoding putative bifunctional diguanylate cyclase/phosphodiesterase, which translates into the protein MKTAPVAYNRRILIIDDTLSIHQDFRKILCPELDSEQSLASAEAALFGTVKPSRKLFELDSAYQGEEALAMVESALAEGRPYSLAFIDMRMPPGWDGLETIERLWKVDPKLQVALCTAFSDHSLEAMTERLEFGDQLLILKKPFDTLAIRQMASALTVKWQLAEEVAAKMLGLEQTIAERVQEAMKVSHLFQYDVLTELPNSTLLAGQLALAIALSKRHDLQLAIFFIGLDRFERINNALGYPTGDEMLKQVAHCLVNTVRQSDAVFRYGSDEFVVILADIHHPHQTTGIAEKLLAALRVPHYIAGHDLTVTASLGISIFPNDGVEPIELIKKAENAMRNVKIIGPDNFCFFADNLNERAREHQSIESGIRLGLERDEFVLHYQPKLNLKTGKIVGAEALIRWLKPDHGWVFPSEFIPVAEDTGLIVPLSKWVLREACRQACAWEADGLPTIRISVNISATEFRQKGFLESIRSVLAETGLGPAQLELEITEGVLMQNADSTILVLLAIKEMGIRLAIDDFGTGYSSLSYLRRFPIDVLKIDQSFIRALGTDSNDEALVDAIISLGESLKLNIIAEGIETQAQLDFLRAHNCEEGQGYFFSRAIEPVAFAKILSAGKMEAEFQGPSTSTH
- a CDS encoding DAHL domain-containing protein gives rise to the protein MKLSRRFISLLLGALTLILASILLFLYVKSSTDNTTNYIESRDLISQIKQLDAQWETAILEARITANQNYDTLVEPLNGINQLWGQFVLMELGYPRHTVNSWRDGRDAYVDAMTEKTRLVEQFKSHNAILRNSLAFLPLDEDDIQFQLQQLDRSAPLLQPTLTDMYDLLLDCLEFSQVISDEKAADIQVGLNRLEIDKERLPLKLHLPLEILLSHVRLILREQPVVNDLVERIGAVPVAARLDDINSLLNGYQEQAIGVNRLYHLCLLILSALMFVLMLYLGIRLLRSYAEINRRINNTLHTANESLEQRVEERTRELKDTQSELFDTARQAGMAEIATNVLHNVGNVLNSVNISAELVTRTLASSKAIGLGKAVQLINEHAHDLGDFISHDPKGKLLPDYLNQLDQALVSEQQSITEELARLTRSVDHIKDIVSTQQSYAGITTLAESLNINDLLEDALRMNSGALTRHRVKVIKDFSNVPDIMADKHRLLLILINLISNAKYAMCNMDERSRNMTIGVKFIGNTILRISVRDEGEGILTENMTRIFAHGFTTRKEGHGFGLHSCALAAIEMKGRLSAHSDGPGKGATFVLDLPLNIAVDER
- a CDS encoding cytochrome-c peroxidase, yielding MRFIAFLALLLSPYLPAISAQLDEPLKPLPDVQVHNPARVELGRQLFNEKRLSGNNSMACASCHQLKRGGADDVPFSIGLDGKPMGINTPTVLNASLNFRQFWNGRADSLEAQVDEFIRSPVAMGNTWEAVIHTLSHNPDYSSAFSRAYPDGLTAANVQNALATYERTLLTPNSRFDRYLKGETDILTQEEKYGYQRFKQYGCIACHQGVNIGGNMYQKFGVLGDYISNRGHPTEVDLGRYSVTKDEADRNVFKVPSLRNVALTAPYFHDGSAKTLDEAVAVMFRYQVGRTPSELDKSLIVQFLKTLTGELAGKPL
- a CDS encoding LysR family transcriptional regulator codes for the protein MDLFQSMTVYVKVVEAGSMTAAAQQCSMSTTMVGNHLRALEQRLGVSLLKRSTRRQSLTEFGSAYYQRCLEVLGLVADSERLAEQAQGVPSGLLRITAPPAFGVECLAPAMSGFVQRFPEVKLDVELNNQILDLIDGGFDAAIRLGTLEPSGLIARPLQDYTLTICASAAYLQRRGTPLKPRDLEDHDCLAFAYPAGDEWRSAAKQWSLKGAQGQEVVPVSGPMAINSTPGLRQAALAGMGVVMMPDMLVRQDLRDGRLVALLQDYQLPRRPMHLVYAQDRYRLPKLRSFVDYALELWGREG
- a CDS encoding aspartate aminotransferase family protein, producing MTAPCLMTTYQPLPISFTRGLGTRLWDQENREYLDAVAGVAVTNVGHSHPRIVAAISEQAGLLLHTSNLYTIDWQQRLAQKLTRLSGLDRVFFNNSGAEANETALKLARLHGWQKGIERPLIVVMDKAFHGRTLGTLSASDGPAVRLGFQTLPGDFIKVKFGDSAALEKIAEAYGDRITAVLIEPIQGEAGVQVAPAGYLQAVRDLCSRRGWLLVLDEIQTGIGRTGLMFAFEHERIVPDVLTLAKALGNGIPIGACLAREKVAQLFTPGSHGSTFGGNPLACRVGCTVLDIIEDQGLLKNAKRQGERLLAALRAELDDHPNVLAIRGLGLMIGIELATPFRELTLIAAREHGLLINVTRGQTIRLLPPLTINDDEVEMIVGGLVRLLH